Proteins encoded within one genomic window of Humulus lupulus chromosome 1, drHumLupu1.1, whole genome shotgun sequence:
- the LOC133834573 gene encoding uncharacterized protein LOC133834573 yields the protein MAPSKSQYHIRSNSFPTRPHPLLQQCDEHLCRLGAADATSSTTVSQKLSGLEDLHDSVEKLFQLPLTQQAFVQGRQEKWVDELVEGSLRILDMCSAAKDAVLHTKECAREVQSIMRRRRGAEVGLVGEVRKYSASRKVVKKAIRKALENMKAAARSASYPSNKESVETMALISVLKEVEAVTLSVFESLLCFVSGPKSQTMMSGWSLVSKLVYKKKVSCEEEEADVNEFAKVDEVLQCLMYHETSKSSENTSHIENVQNELHSLESCVQDFEERLERLFRRLIKTRVSLLNILNY from the coding sequence ATGGCTCCCTCCAAATCTCAGTACCATATTCGCTCTAACAGCTTTCCCACCAGACCACACCCTCTCTTGCAGCAATGCGACGAGCATTTGTGCCGGTTAGGAGCTGCTGATGCAACTTCTTCCACTACAGTAAGCCAGAAACTAAGTGGTCTTGAGGACTTGCATGATTCTGTTGAGAAGTTGTTCCAACTGCCTCTCACTCAACAAGCCTTTGTCCAAGGCCGCCAAGAGAAATGGGTTGATGAACTGGTGGAAGGATCTTTGAGGATCTTGGATATGTGCAGCGCAGCCAAGGATGCTGTACTGCACACCAAGGAATGCGCACGAGAGGTTCAATCGATCATGCGCAGAAGGCGAGGGGCTGAAGTTGGCCTCGTTGGTGAGGTTAGGAAATACTCGGCCTCCAGGAAAGTGGTGAAAAAGGCGATCCGTAAGGCCCTGGAGAACATGAAGGCTGCTGCTAGATCTGCTTCTTACCCTTCCAACAAAGAAAGTGTTGAAACCatggccttaattagtgtgttgAAAGAAGTAGAAGCAGTGACTCTTTCAGTGTTTGAATCCTTGCTGTGCTTTGTTTCTGGGCCAAAGTCACAAACCATGATGAGTGGCTGGTCTTTGGTTTCAAAGCTTGTGTACAAGAAAAAAGTTAGTTGTGAGGAAGAAGAAGCCGATGTGAACGAATTTGCAAAGGTGGATGAAGTGTTGCAGTGTCTCATGTACCATGAAACCAGCAAGTCGTCGGAGAACACTTCTCACATTGAGAATGTGCAAAACGAGCTGCACAGTCTCGAGTCATGCGTTCAAGATTTTGAAGAGAGACTAGAGCGGCTGTTTAGGCGTTTAATCAAAACTAGGGTTTCCCTTCTCAACATCCTTAACTATTAG